The Deinococcus sonorensis KR-87 genome includes a window with the following:
- the lnt gene encoding apolipoprotein N-acyltransferase — MPALFTVLLSLLLGAALALCGLPQPWSALTPLPLAAVLYWIAGGPRPRQVAGRAFWTMSAYFAVQLWWLARFAADLSGLGTGGELLMIPLYLIEGGFWAVMAALCVWRLRDRLARVLALAGGWVVLEWLRTLGPLAFPWSGMGYTLLPSPLVQTADLWGALGLSVLVSATAAAVVAMLYRRWRLPLGMALIWLLGLGYGLSRMPAAGPQQRALLVRTNFDSFGKASGSVGPEEQMQRLLQLSSARQPGELTIWSETAVSDPSLLPLTPAPGIYGVRDRNQNTVQTWNGLSQGPVIYQKLKPVPFGEYYLFAGTEQRPGPLRPIYLQIFRLLNLGFANELSGGVTSPLEIEGGRYGAYVCYDSIFSWVTRQLARNGAEVLVNVSNDGWYRGWGVVQHFQMGRVRAIETRRWMLRSVNAGIVAVVDDLGHTRQQLSAGEGVLHARYPLLEGQTVYVRLGDAPALILALLLFLPAIRAERRARWQRL, encoded by the coding sequence GTGCCTGCGTTGTTCACTGTGCTGCTGTCCCTTCTGCTGGGGGCCGCCCTCGCCCTGTGCGGCCTTCCGCAGCCGTGGAGCGCGCTGACCCCGCTCCCGCTGGCGGCGGTGCTGTACTGGATCGCGGGCGGCCCCAGACCCCGGCAGGTGGCCGGCCGGGCGTTCTGGACCATGAGTGCCTACTTTGCGGTTCAGCTGTGGTGGCTGGCCCGCTTTGCCGCCGACCTGAGCGGCCTGGGAACCGGCGGAGAGCTGCTGATGATTCCGCTGTACCTGATCGAGGGTGGCTTCTGGGCGGTGATGGCGGCGCTGTGTGTCTGGCGACTACGCGACCGGCTGGCGCGGGTGCTGGCGCTGGCGGGTGGCTGGGTGGTGCTGGAATGGCTCCGGACGCTGGGCCCGCTGGCCTTTCCGTGGAGTGGGATGGGGTACACGCTGCTCCCTTCTCCACTGGTGCAGACCGCCGACCTGTGGGGCGCTCTGGGGCTGAGCGTCCTGGTGAGCGCTACCGCTGCGGCGGTGGTGGCGATGCTGTACCGCCGCTGGCGGCTGCCGCTCGGTATGGCGCTGATATGGCTGCTGGGGCTGGGCTATGGCCTCAGCCGCATGCCGGCTGCCGGGCCGCAGCAGCGAGCGTTGCTGGTCCGCACAAACTTTGACAGTTTTGGGAAGGCGAGCGGGTCCGTCGGTCCAGAAGAGCAAATGCAACGGCTGCTCCAGCTCTCGTCGGCTCGGCAGCCAGGTGAATTGACTATCTGGAGCGAGACGGCTGTAAGTGACCCCTCGCTGCTGCCCCTCACTCCAGCCCCTGGCATCTACGGCGTGCGGGATCGAAACCAAAACACCGTCCAGACCTGGAATGGTCTTTCACAAGGACCGGTAATTTATCAGAAGCTGAAGCCAGTGCCGTTCGGCGAATATTACTTATTTGCCGGGACTGAGCAGCGGCCGGGGCCGCTTCGGCCCATTTATTTACAAATCTTTCGGCTGCTGAATCTGGGTTTTGCAAATGAACTGTCAGGCGGAGTCACTTCACCGTTGGAAATCGAGGGCGGTCGCTACGGCGCTTATGTGTGTTATGACAGCATTTTCTCGTGGGTGACGCGGCAGCTGGCGCGCAATGGGGCAGAAGTCCTGGTGAACGTCAGCAATGACGGCTGGTACCGCGGTTGGGGCGTGGTGCAGCACTTTCAGATGGGCCGGGTGCGGGCCATTGAGACACGGCGCTGGATGTTGCGCAGTGTCAATGCTGGGATCGTGGCGGTGGTGGATGATCTAGGGCATACACGTCAGCAACTTAGTGCCGGCGAGGGTGTCCTGCACGCCCGCTATCCGCTGCTGGAAGGCCAGACAGTGTATGTGCGCCTTGGTGATGCCCCAGCATTGATCCTGGCACTTCTGCTGTTTTTGCCGGCTATACGCGCTGAACGTCGCGCCCGCTGGCAGCGGCTGTAG
- a CDS encoding metallophosphoesterase family protein — translation MRIAFLSDIHGNIHALTAVKRFLSEHSVDQIIVVGDLVGYGASPGPVIDFIRREGWQTGMGSSDARVAFEMGKERERKGVSDTVLGWTRQTLAPEQLDFLRKLPVGGRMQTPLGRLRYCHGSPHDPEQRLDLMAQEREMETLAQSLGCRVVVVAGTHIPFTRKVGDTVFLDPGSVGLSLNHEPGADVAIVDFNGLLPKITLHKVLYDFHSAAFDIMAWNLPPVIADVIKTGKMG, via the coding sequence GTGAGAATTGCGTTTCTGAGTGACATCCACGGCAACATTCATGCCCTGACGGCGGTCAAACGGTTCCTGAGCGAGCACTCGGTGGACCAGATCATCGTCGTGGGCGACCTGGTCGGCTATGGCGCCAGCCCAGGACCGGTGATCGACTTTATCCGGCGCGAGGGCTGGCAGACCGGCATGGGTTCCAGCGACGCCCGCGTGGCTTTCGAAATGGGCAAGGAACGCGAGCGCAAGGGCGTCTCCGACACGGTGCTCGGCTGGACCCGTCAGACGCTCGCACCGGAACAGCTCGACTTCCTGAGAAAGCTGCCGGTGGGCGGCCGGATGCAGACCCCGCTTGGCCGGCTGCGCTACTGCCACGGCTCCCCCCACGATCCGGAACAGCGCCTGGACCTGATGGCGCAGGAACGCGAGATGGAGACACTGGCACAGTCGCTGGGCTGCCGGGTGGTGGTGGTGGCCGGCACGCACATCCCGTTCACCCGGAAGGTGGGCGACACCGTGTTCCTGGACCCCGGCTCGGTGGGCCTGAGCCTCAACCACGAGCCGGGCGCCGACGTGGCCATCGTGGACTTCAACGGGCTGCTGCCCAAAATCACGCTGCACAAGGTGCTGTACGACTTCCACTCGGCCGCCTTCGACATCATGGCCTGGAACCTGCCACCGGTTATCGCTGACGTGATCAAGACCGGCAAGATGGGCTAG
- a CDS encoding MHYT domain-containing protein yields the protein MTDAMLMSHSWNPFYIVLSFVIASVTSYLSLELARDGDAQDRTRRQVGQGLLLGYGIWAMHFVGMLAFQVPVGLSFNVPLTVVSGLVSVAFLVAAVMFLNRGPQTLVRIIASGTIAGTGIVLMHYSGMAAMQVDAVSRYVALPFLLSVLIAVSAASVAFYLFSRVMTTRLDGPARLAIQGGAALVMGVAIVGMHYTGMAAVQYSYRMSPMVGSPLSEGGADQSTLGMMVGGASVLVFVCTFALILADSVGRRSALTR from the coding sequence ATGACCGATGCCATGTTGATGTCCCACAGCTGGAACCCGTTCTACATCGTGCTGTCCTTTGTGATTGCCTCTGTGACCTCCTACCTCTCGCTGGAACTCGCCCGCGACGGCGACGCGCAGGACCGCACCCGTCGTCAGGTGGGTCAGGGCCTGCTGCTCGGGTACGGCATCTGGGCCATGCATTTCGTCGGCATGCTGGCGTTCCAGGTGCCGGTGGGCCTCAGCTTCAACGTCCCGCTGACGGTGGTGTCCGGTCTGGTGTCGGTGGCCTTCCTGGTGGCGGCGGTGATGTTCCTGAACCGTGGTCCTCAGACGCTCGTCCGGATCATTGCCAGCGGGACCATCGCCGGGACCGGCATCGTGCTGATGCACTACTCGGGTATGGCGGCCATGCAGGTGGACGCGGTGAGCCGGTATGTGGCGCTGCCATTCCTCCTGTCGGTGCTGATTGCGGTGTCGGCGGCCTCGGTGGCGTTCTACCTGTTTTCCCGGGTCATGACCACTCGGCTGGATGGCCCGGCCCGGCTGGCCATTCAGGGCGGCGCGGCTCTGGTAATGGGCGTGGCGATCGTGGGCATGCATTACACCGGCATGGCCGCTGTGCAGTACAGCTATCGCATGAGCCCCATGGTCGGCTCCCCGCTGAGCGAAGGCGGTGCGGACCAGAGCACCCTGGGCATGATGGTCGGCGGCGCCTCGGTGCTGGTGTTCGTGTGTACCTTCGCGCTGATCCTGGCCGACTCGGTCGGTCGCCGCAGCGCGCTGACCCGCTGA
- the hisS gene encoding histidine--tRNA ligase gives MAINRPKGTQDHLPDGSPKLTSDISARAFSYVTDTARRVLERAGASFIATPMFEEAEVVKRGVGGSTDIVRKEMFSVYYFGDHGGYVLRPEGTAGIVRAYLQNGLKQLPTPLKLWTHGPMFRAENVQKGRLRQFHQVDYEVLGSTDPLVDAEAILLMVQVIQGLGLTGVQVKLGSIGDPEDRDRYNSYLRELFTPHVERLSDDSRDRLERNPMRILDSKSQADQALIQELQVRPMLDFLGPEAQQHFEAVRGHLDAWEVQYEVDPSIVRGLDYYRRTAWELHHQHIGAKSALGGGGRYDGLAAQLGGHETPGIGWAFGVERLLLALEQEGVTLPESEGPLLYVAALDPEHIGVAARVALSVRAIGAAEFGYKAQKPGNVFRDAERKRARYAGLIGSDEAAAGTVTLKHLQSGEQQTLPVSELVAYLTGQAAADMPASQALDSRA, from the coding sequence ATGGCGATCAACCGGCCCAAGGGCACCCAGGACCATCTCCCGGACGGCAGTCCGAAGCTCACGTCGGACATCTCGGCCCGCGCCTTCTCGTATGTGACTGACACGGCGCGGAGGGTGCTGGAGCGCGCCGGCGCCAGCTTCATCGCCACCCCGATGTTCGAGGAGGCCGAGGTGGTCAAGCGCGGGGTGGGGGGCAGCACCGACATCGTCCGCAAGGAGATGTTCAGCGTGTACTACTTCGGCGACCACGGCGGCTATGTGCTGCGGCCAGAGGGCACCGCCGGCATCGTGCGCGCCTACCTGCAGAACGGCCTCAAGCAGCTGCCCACGCCGCTCAAGCTGTGGACCCACGGCCCGATGTTCCGCGCCGAGAACGTGCAGAAGGGCCGCCTGCGCCAGTTTCATCAGGTGGACTATGAGGTGCTGGGCAGCACCGACCCGCTGGTGGACGCGGAGGCCATCCTGCTGATGGTGCAGGTGATTCAGGGCCTGGGCCTGACCGGCGTGCAGGTGAAGCTGGGCAGCATCGGCGACCCGGAGGACCGCGATCGCTACAACAGCTACCTGCGCGAGCTGTTCACCCCGCATGTGGAGCGCCTGTCCGACGACAGCCGGGACCGGCTGGAGCGCAACCCGATGCGCATCCTGGACAGCAAGAGCCAGGCGGACCAGGCGCTGATTCAGGAGCTGCAGGTGCGGCCGATGCTGGACTTCCTGGGGCCGGAGGCGCAGCAGCATTTCGAGGCGGTGCGCGGCCACCTGGACGCCTGGGAGGTGCAGTACGAGGTGGACCCCAGCATCGTGCGCGGGCTGGACTACTACCGGCGCACCGCGTGGGAACTGCACCACCAGCACATCGGGGCCAAGAGCGCCCTGGGCGGCGGCGGGCGCTACGACGGCCTCGCGGCGCAGCTGGGCGGCCACGAGACGCCCGGCATCGGCTGGGCTTTCGGGGTGGAGCGACTGCTGCTGGCATTGGAACAGGAAGGGGTGACGCTCCCGGAAAGTGAAGGCCCCCTGCTGTACGTGGCGGCGCTGGACCCGGAGCACATCGGCGTGGCGGCGCGGGTGGCACTCTCGGTGCGGGCCATCGGTGCGGCCGAGTTCGGGTACAAGGCCCAGAAGCCCGGCAACGTGTTCCGCGACGCCGAACGCAAGCGGGCGCGCTACGCCGGGTTGATCGGCAGCGATGAGGCCGCCGCGGGCACCGTCACGCTCAAGCACCTGCAGAGCGGCGAGCAGCAGACGCTGCCGGTGTCGGAGCTGGTGGCGTACCTGACCGGTCAGGCCGCGGCTGACATGCCCGCGTCCCAGGCTCTAGACTCGCGGGCATGA
- the aspS gene encoding aspartate--tRNA ligase, whose amino-acid sequence MKRTHYAADLRPEHAGQAVTLTGWVNRVRDFPGQYFVILRDRSGIVQVTVEQDNPAYAVAGELRGEYVIEVSGTVRERGEAQRTDAYPTGGVEVIPTAIRLLNRATTPAFQVDGSPVTVNEDIRLKYRYLDLRRKEMQDVLRLRSRVQAEVTRFLDAEGFVNVETPMLTRSTPEGARDFLVPSRLSAGEFYALPQSPQLFKQLLMIAGLDRYYQFARCFRDEDLRADRQPDFTQLDMEMSFVEQEDVLELNERLLRHVFQAVLGVALPDPFPRLTYFEAMGRYGSDKPDLRFGHAFTDVTTLFAGGSFQAFASAEAVKALVAPELTRKQIDELERVAKQNGAKGLAWLKRSGDGFTGGISKFVGEVAAQLIEQTGVQDGETLLFSAGGWRPAVEALGAVRNALRDLFDLTAGGPRFHIGWVTDFPQLDQDPDTGQWTYMHHPFTAPHPDDLGLFGTPEQGRIRAQAYDLVLNGYEIGGGSIRIHQPDVQQQMFAAIGFTAEQAQEKFGFFLDALSSGTPPHGGIAWGFDRLIMVMSGAGSIREVIAFPKNNRGVDLMAEAPSPVDDRQLTEVGIQLRPASE is encoded by the coding sequence ATGAAACGCACCCACTACGCCGCCGACCTGCGCCCCGAGCACGCCGGGCAAGCTGTGACCCTGACCGGCTGGGTCAACCGGGTCCGGGACTTTCCCGGCCAGTACTTCGTGATCCTGCGCGACCGCAGCGGCATCGTGCAGGTCACGGTGGAGCAGGACAACCCGGCTTATGCGGTGGCGGGCGAGCTGCGCGGCGAGTACGTGATCGAGGTGAGCGGCACCGTGCGTGAACGCGGCGAGGCCCAGCGCACCGACGCCTACCCCACCGGCGGCGTCGAGGTGATTCCCACCGCCATCCGGCTGCTCAACCGCGCGACCACCCCGGCCTTCCAGGTGGACGGCTCGCCCGTCACGGTCAACGAGGACATCCGGCTGAAGTACCGCTACCTGGACCTGCGGCGCAAGGAGATGCAGGACGTGCTGCGGCTGCGCAGCCGGGTGCAGGCGGAGGTCACGCGGTTCCTGGACGCCGAGGGCTTCGTGAACGTGGAGACACCGATGCTGACCCGCAGCACGCCGGAGGGCGCCCGCGATTTCCTGGTGCCGAGCCGCCTCTCGGCCGGCGAGTTCTACGCGCTGCCGCAGAGTCCACAGCTGTTCAAGCAGCTGCTGATGATCGCCGGCCTGGACCGCTACTACCAGTTCGCGCGCTGCTTCCGCGACGAGGACCTGCGCGCCGACCGCCAGCCGGACTTCACCCAGCTGGACATGGAAATGAGCTTCGTGGAGCAGGAGGACGTGCTGGAGCTGAACGAGCGGTTGCTGCGCCACGTCTTCCAGGCGGTGCTGGGGGTGGCCCTGCCCGACCCCTTCCCGCGCCTGACCTACTTCGAGGCGATGGGCCGCTACGGTTCAGACAAGCCGGACCTGCGCTTCGGGCACGCCTTTACCGACGTGACCACCCTGTTCGCCGGGGGTAGCTTCCAGGCGTTTGCCAGCGCGGAGGCGGTCAAGGCGCTGGTGGCCCCGGAGCTGACCCGCAAGCAGATTGACGAGCTGGAGCGGGTGGCCAAGCAGAACGGCGCGAAGGGGCTGGCGTGGCTCAAGCGCAGCGGGGACGGGTTCACCGGCGGCATCAGCAAATTTGTGGGCGAGGTGGCGGCCCAGCTGATCGAGCAGACCGGCGTGCAGGACGGCGAAACACTGCTGTTCTCGGCCGGTGGGTGGCGGCCCGCCGTGGAGGCGCTGGGCGCCGTCCGCAACGCGTTACGCGACCTGTTTGACCTGACGGCAGGCGGCCCTCGCTTCCATATCGGCTGGGTCACGGACTTTCCGCAGCTGGACCAGGACCCGGACACCGGGCAGTGGACCTACATGCACCACCCGTTCACCGCGCCGCATCCGGACGACCTCGGGCTGTTCGGCACGCCGGAGCAGGGCCGCATCCGCGCCCAGGCCTACGATCTGGTATTGAACGGCTACGAGATTGGCGGCGGCAGCATCCGCATTCATCAGCCGGACGTCCAGCAGCAGATGTTCGCCGCCATCGGCTTCACGGCGGAGCAGGCGCAGGAGAAGTTCGGCTTCTTCCTGGACGCGCTGAGCAGCGGCACCCCGCCGCACGGCGGCATCGCCTGGGGCTTTGACCGGCTGATCATGGTGATGAGCGGCGCGGGCAGCATCCGCGAGGTGATCGCCTTCCCCAAGAACAACCGGGGCGTGGACCTGATGGCCGAGGCGCCCTCCCCCGTCGACGACCGCCAGCTGACCGAGGTGGGCATTCAGCTGCGTCCGGCTTCGGAGTAA
- a CDS encoding GNAT family N-acetyltransferase, translating to MPEVIDNPEQKRYELRDGARLLGFAEYRPVTGALLFPHTEIEEGHEGQGLASLLIRTALDDARARSLNVIPMCPFVAGFIRRHPEYLSLVQPAQRTMFKL from the coding sequence ATGCCTGAAGTGATCGATAACCCTGAACAGAAGCGGTACGAGCTGCGCGACGGTGCCCGGCTGCTGGGCTTCGCGGAATACCGCCCGGTGACCGGCGCGCTGCTGTTCCCGCACACCGAGATCGAGGAGGGGCACGAGGGGCAGGGGCTGGCCAGCCTGCTGATCCGCACGGCCCTCGACGACGCCCGGGCGCGCAGCCTCAATGTCATTCCGATGTGTCCGTTCGTGGCTGGCTTCATCCGGCGGCATCCGGAGTACCTGTCCCTGGTCCAGCCGGCCCAGCGGACCATGTTCAAGTTGTAA
- the ispD gene encoding 2-C-methyl-D-erythritol 4-phosphate cytidylyltransferase, protein MKVAALVPAAGSGQRLGLGPKAMVEVAGRSLLARSVAALHPHVDEVVVALPSGLTPPADVPARFILGGDTRQRSVLALLQASDADVVLIHDAARPFLPPTVARAVRAAAVQHGAATAALPVADTLVRATADRWEERVERQGLWAVQTPQGFVREVLLGAHLDAERAGHLATDDAGLVRWAGGEVALVPGDARLFKVTTPGDLRLADALARQLDDMEEPYA, encoded by the coding sequence ATGAAGGTCGCGGCGCTGGTGCCGGCGGCCGGCAGTGGCCAGCGCCTGGGGCTGGGGCCCAAGGCAATGGTCGAGGTGGCGGGCCGCAGCCTCCTGGCCCGCAGCGTGGCGGCGCTGCACCCGCATGTGGATGAGGTGGTGGTGGCGCTGCCTTCGGGCTTGACGCCGCCTGCCGATGTGCCCGCCCGCTTCATCCTCGGGGGCGACACGCGGCAGCGGTCGGTGCTGGCGCTGCTGCAGGCGAGCGACGCGGACGTGGTGCTGATCCACGACGCCGCGCGGCCGTTCCTGCCGCCCACCGTGGCCCGGGCGGTGCGGGCGGCGGCCGTACAACACGGTGCGGCCACCGCCGCGTTGCCGGTGGCCGACACGCTGGTGCGCGCCACCGCCGACCGCTGGGAGGAGCGGGTGGAGCGGCAGGGCCTGTGGGCCGTGCAGACGCCGCAGGGATTTGTACGTGAGGTCCTGCTGGGAGCCCACCTGGACGCAGAACGTGCCGGTCATCTGGCCACCGACGACGCCGGGCTGGTCCGCTGGGCCGGAGGAGAGGTGGCGCTGGTGCCGGGAGACGCCCGGCTGTTCAAGGTAACCACCCCCGGAGACCTGAGACTGGCCGACGCGCTGGCCCGGCAACTGGACGATATGGAGGAACCGTATGCCTGA
- a CDS encoding UbiX family flavin prenyltransferase, which produces MRLVVGVSGGSGIPYALNVLQALQQLDVQTELVVSSGAKRVMAAESGPQLADLTALAAHVHDDRDLGASISSGSYRTDGMLVVPCSAGTLARIAGGFADNLLSRAAHVTLKERRRLVLALREDPLPRPMLENMLRAHDAGATVMSASPGFYHAPQSIEELLHFVTVRLLDQFGLDVPGFRRWDGA; this is translated from the coding sequence ATGAGACTGGTGGTGGGGGTGTCGGGCGGAAGTGGAATTCCCTATGCCCTGAATGTGCTGCAGGCGCTGCAGCAGCTGGACGTGCAGACCGAGCTGGTGGTGTCCAGCGGCGCGAAACGGGTGATGGCAGCCGAGTCCGGGCCGCAGCTGGCGGACCTGACGGCCCTGGCCGCCCACGTCCACGACGACCGCGACCTGGGGGCCAGCATTTCCAGCGGCTCGTACCGCACCGACGGCATGCTGGTGGTGCCGTGCAGCGCCGGCACCCTCGCCCGCATCGCCGGAGGCTTCGCCGACAACCTGCTGTCGCGCGCGGCCCACGTGACGCTCAAGGAGCGGCGGCGGCTGGTGCTGGCCCTGAGGGAGGACCCGCTGCCGCGCCCGATGCTGGAGAACATGCTGCGCGCCCACGATGCCGGGGCCACCGTGATGTCGGCCAGCCCCGGCTTCTATCACGCCCCACAGAGCATCGAGGAGCTGCTGCACTTCGTGACGGTGCGGCTGCTGGACCAGTTCGGGCTGGACGTGCCGGGCTTCCGCCGCTGGGACGGCGCATGA
- a CDS encoding response regulator transcription factor, giving the protein MIRVVLAEDQGLVLGALSALLSLEDDLEVVGQAADGAAALELATRLNPDVLVTDIEMPALSGLDVAARLQAQGSRVRVVIVTTFARPGYLRRALEVGARGYLLKDAPAQQLADAIRQVHAGGRAIAPELAASAWDVQNPLTERERQVLAQAELGASTAQIARLLQLSEGTVRNYLSEAISKLEAAGRVEAARRARERGWL; this is encoded by the coding sequence GTGATCCGGGTGGTGCTGGCCGAGGACCAGGGGCTGGTGCTCGGCGCCCTGAGCGCCCTGCTGTCGCTGGAAGACGATCTGGAGGTGGTGGGCCAGGCGGCCGACGGCGCGGCGGCGCTGGAGCTGGCCACCCGGCTGAACCCGGACGTGCTGGTGACCGACATCGAGATGCCGGCGCTGTCGGGGCTGGACGTGGCGGCCCGCCTGCAGGCCCAGGGGAGCCGGGTACGGGTGGTGATCGTGACCACCTTCGCGCGGCCCGGCTACCTGCGCCGCGCCCTGGAGGTGGGGGCGCGCGGCTACCTGCTGAAGGACGCCCCGGCCCAGCAGCTCGCGGACGCCATCCGGCAGGTGCACGCGGGCGGCCGGGCCATCGCGCCGGAACTGGCGGCCAGCGCCTGGGACGTGCAGAACCCGCTGACCGAGCGGGAGCGGCAGGTGCTGGCGCAGGCGGAACTGGGCGCCAGCACCGCGCAGATCGCCCGGCTGCTGCAGCTGTCGGAGGGCACGGTCCGCAACTACCTCTCGGAGGCGATCAGCAAGCTGGAGGCGGCCGGCCGGGTGGAGGCGGCGCGGCGGGCCCGGGAGCGCGGCTGGCTGTGA
- a CDS encoding sensor histidine kinase: protein MTVMDVPGRTPPRSQLFWRLFPMVWLLYLYFPVQSFVSAGRPVWQLLLGGGALAVFLLVWFKVYVERRRLAPPGWLAFGYGWCVLLYVVCLRIGEGNGLTFLVYAAALLGFQRWLGLTVAGVVGVLAALLLPAAVGAEPYEAPVVWQFLMLSAVAGLGNHASYRHIVATIRLAAVQRDKERLAADAERERIARDLHDLLGHTLSVIVLKSELASRLAERDPRRAQQEIREVEQISREALSEVRAAVQGYRGSGLSAELARSKVALDAAGVRLDLETELEALPPPAEYVAEMVLREAITNVVRHARAGTCRVRLTQQGRTLLLEVQDDGRGGTLREGTGLTSMRERVRALGGQLEVGAGDDGRGTRVRVRVPLTPPELSGAAQVVPA from the coding sequence ATGACCGTGATGGATGTTCCGGGCCGCACACCGCCACGCAGCCAGCTGTTCTGGCGGCTCTTTCCGATGGTCTGGCTGCTGTACCTGTACTTTCCGGTCCAGTCGTTCGTCTCGGCCGGCCGCCCCGTCTGGCAGCTGCTGCTGGGCGGCGGCGCGCTGGCGGTGTTTCTGCTGGTGTGGTTCAAGGTGTACGTGGAGCGTCGCCGGCTCGCCCCGCCAGGCTGGCTTGCTTTCGGGTACGGCTGGTGCGTGCTGCTGTACGTGGTGTGCCTGCGGATCGGTGAGGGCAACGGCCTGACCTTCCTGGTGTACGCCGCCGCCCTGCTCGGCTTCCAGCGCTGGCTGGGCCTCACGGTGGCGGGCGTGGTGGGGGTGCTGGCCGCCCTGCTGCTGCCGGCCGCCGTGGGGGCAGAACCGTACGAGGCCCCGGTGGTGTGGCAGTTTCTGATGCTGTCGGCGGTGGCGGGGCTGGGCAATCACGCGTCGTACCGTCACATCGTGGCCACCATCCGGCTGGCGGCGGTGCAGCGCGACAAGGAACGACTGGCCGCCGACGCCGAGCGCGAGCGTATCGCCCGCGATCTGCACGACCTGCTGGGCCACACCCTCAGCGTGATCGTGCTCAAAAGCGAGCTGGCCAGCCGCCTGGCCGAGCGGGACCCGCGGCGGGCCCAGCAGGAGATCCGCGAGGTGGAGCAGATCAGCAGGGAGGCGCTGTCGGAGGTGCGGGCTGCGGTACAGGGCTACCGCGGCAGCGGCCTGAGCGCCGAGCTGGCCCGCAGCAAGGTGGCGCTGGACGCGGCCGGCGTGCGCCTCGACCTGGAAACCGAATTGGAGGCGCTGCCCCCGCCGGCCGAGTACGTGGCCGAGATGGTGCTGCGCGAGGCGATCACCAACGTGGTGCGCCATGCCCGGGCCGGAACGTGCCGGGTGCGCCTGACCCAGCAGGGCCGCACGCTGCTGCTGGAGGTCCAGGACGACGGCCGTGGCGGGACCCTGAGGGAGGGCACCGGCCTGACCAGCATGCGCGAGCGCGTGCGCGCGTTGGGTGGCCAGCTGGAGGTGGGCGCGGGCGACGACGGGCGGGGGACCCGGGTGCGGGTCCGGGTGCCGCTGACGCCGCCTGAGCTGAGCGGGGCGGCCCAGGTGGTGCCGGCGTGA
- a CDS encoding ABC transporter permease, producing MTTRTLTAQPAAARPLQMWAALTGAELRRFLRNPLQAMATIFFPLFFFALFGLSASKATIEGVNGGVYVYISFATYSLMSTALFTFGVSVANERASGWLRLLKITPLGAAQHLAAKFALALIVGLCSLLLLLAFAVVAGGVHIAPGLAAGLIGRLLLGSVCFVALGFVLGFALSVTSVTPVVNILWLALSFGSGLFVPLSNLPVFIQRLSPWLPSSHLARIGWRAAGVPLGGSEAVDWLWLAGYTLVFLVLGRLAYRRDSARQYG from the coding sequence ATGACCACCCGCACCCTGACCGCCCAGCCCGCCGCCGCCCGTCCGCTCCAGATGTGGGCCGCCCTCACCGGCGCCGAACTGCGCCGATTCCTTCGCAACCCGTTGCAAGCGATGGCCACCATCTTCTTCCCGCTGTTCTTCTTCGCGCTGTTCGGGCTGTCGGCCAGCAAGGCCACCATCGAGGGCGTCAACGGCGGCGTCTACGTCTACATCAGCTTCGCCACCTACAGCCTGATGAGCACCGCGCTGTTCACCTTCGGGGTCAGCGTGGCCAACGAGCGGGCCTCCGGCTGGCTGCGGCTGCTCAAGATCACCCCGCTGGGGGCGGCCCAGCATCTGGCGGCCAAATTCGCGCTGGCGCTGATCGTGGGGCTGTGCAGCCTGCTGCTGCTGCTGGCCTTCGCGGTGGTGGCGGGCGGGGTCCACATCGCCCCTGGGCTGGCCGCCGGCCTGATCGGACGGCTGCTGCTCGGCAGCGTGTGTTTCGTGGCGCTGGGCTTTGTGCTGGGCTTCGCGCTGAGCGTCACCAGCGTCACCCCGGTGGTGAACATCCTGTGGCTGGCGCTCAGCTTCGGCTCCGGCCTGTTCGTGCCGCTCAGCAACCTGCCCGTCTTCATCCAGCGGCTGTCTCCCTGGCTGCCCAGCTCGCACCTGGCCCGGATCGGCTGGCGCGCCGCCGGGGTCCCGCTCGGCGGCAGCGAGGCCGTAGACTGGCTGTGGCTGGCGGGGTATACCCTGGTGTTCCTGGTGCTGGGCCGGCTGGCCTACCGCCGCGACAGTGCCCGCCAGTACGGCTGA